The Methanosphaera stadtmanae DSM 3091 genome includes a window with the following:
- a CDS encoding CTP synthase, protein MSKYIVVTGGVVSSIGKGITSASIGRILRSYGVNVTAIKIDPYLNWDSGTLNPYQHGEVYVTDDGMECDLDLGHYERFLDVELSGKANITTGKVYSSVIEKERKGEYLGSCVQIIPHITDEIKLMIRNVAEKTKAEVVMVEVGGTVGDIESQPFIEAVRQLKNEEGHDNCMFVHVTYVPYLKAAKEFKTKPTQHSTKELRGLGINPDMIVCRSELSLDANLKEKIAHFCDVPIEAVINTPDAHSIYEVPLIMYSANVGSYILNRLNIDTATNKADLYEWSQIVEDLKIETPKVKIAVVGKYIELEDAYISIRESLKHAGAANKVHVDIDWIKADNDFNIDILKQYDGLLIPGGFGERGINGKIEAVKYAIKNNVPIFGICLGLHAMSIAIAQLNGYPDANSTEFDENSTCPVIDMMEEQKKINNMGGTMRLGAYPCKIKEGTLAYEAYKDTNISERHRHRYEVNNEYRDILTSAGAIISGTSPDDFLVEMIELENHPWFLGCQFHPEFKSRPNKAHPLFKSFIKAAKNKKQNQK, encoded by the coding sequence TTGTCAAAGTATATAGTAGTAACTGGTGGTGTGGTAAGTTCCATAGGTAAAGGAATTACTTCAGCATCAATTGGAAGAATTTTAAGGTCATATGGTGTTAATGTAACAGCTATTAAAATTGATCCATATCTTAATTGGGATTCAGGTACTTTAAATCCATACCAACATGGAGAAGTATATGTAACAGATGATGGAATGGAATGTGACTTAGATTTAGGACATTATGAAAGATTTCTTGATGTGGAACTTTCTGGAAAAGCAAACATCACTACAGGAAAAGTATATTCCTCTGTTATTGAAAAGGAAAGAAAAGGAGAATACTTAGGTTCTTGTGTTCAAATCATTCCACATATTACTGATGAAATTAAGTTAATGATTAGAAATGTTGCAGAGAAAACTAAAGCAGAAGTTGTTATGGTAGAAGTTGGAGGAACTGTTGGTGATATTGAAAGTCAACCATTTATTGAAGCAGTAAGACAACTTAAAAATGAGGAAGGACATGACAACTGTATGTTTGTACATGTAACATATGTTCCTTATCTTAAAGCAGCAAAAGAATTTAAAACAAAACCTACACAACACAGTACTAAGGAATTAAGAGGTCTTGGTATTAATCCTGACATGATTGTATGTAGATCTGAATTATCATTAGATGCAAATCTTAAGGAAAAAATAGCTCATTTCTGTGATGTACCAATTGAGGCTGTTATTAATACTCCTGATGCACATTCAATCTATGAGGTTCCATTGATTATGTACTCTGCCAATGTTGGAAGTTATATATTAAATAGATTGAATATTGATACTGCTACTAATAAGGCTGATTTATATGAATGGAGTCAAATTGTAGAGGATTTAAAAATAGAAACTCCAAAGGTTAAAATAGCTGTTGTTGGTAAATATATTGAATTAGAAGATGCTTATATTAGTATTAGAGAATCATTAAAACATGCTGGTGCTGCTAATAAAGTTCATGTTGATATTGACTGGATTAAGGCAGATAATGACTTTAATATTGATATTCTAAAGCAATATGATGGTTTATTAATACCAGGTGGTTTTGGTGAAAGAGGTATTAATGGTAAGATTGAAGCTGTAAAATATGCAATAAAAAATAACGTGCCAATCTTTGGTATTTGTCTTGGTCTACATGCTATGAGTATTGCTATTGCACAATTAAATGGTTATCCTGATGCTAACAGTACAGAGTTTGATGAAAACTCCACTTGTCCTGTGATTGACATGATGGAAGAACAAAAGAAAATCAACAATATGGGTGGAACCATGAGACTTGGTGCTTATCCATGTAAAATAAAAGAAGGTACACTTGCATATGAAGCATATAAGGATACAAATATATCTGAAAGACACAGACATAGATATGAAGTAAACAATGAATACAGAGATATTCTAACTAGTGCTGGTGCTATTATTTCTGGTACTTCACCTGATGATTTCCTTGTTGAAATGATTGAACTTGAAAATCATCCATGGTTTTTAGGATGTCAATTCCATCCAGAATTTAAATCACGTCCAAATAAAGCACATCCATTGTTTAAATCATTTATTAAAGCTGCAAAAAATAAAAAACAAAATCAAAAATAA
- a CDS encoding type I restriction endonuclease subunit R, EcoR124 family produces MNTKEVLESEERINQIVDTIIEIHDRKTYNREFTSILAVSSIPVLNTYYDLFKKKNHDLKIATIYSFEANPDLTEDEIHPRTLLDNQINDYNEMFGTSYSTDTFQGYYQDISKKSKDKKIDILLVVNMFLTGFDNKYLNTLYVDKNLEYHGLLQAYSRTNRLCNDKKAHGNIVVFRNLKEKTDEAIKIFSNENALETVIMKPYKEYVKIFNSEVEKLNKIVPTIEKLDDSKDVETEKEFIEVFRNILRTLNKLTPFDEFKFKDLNISQQSFEDYRSKYLDIYERVENPLTKESILNDIDFEMDLLRRDDINVSYILELLKGLDPTKPTFTKDKDFITQTMNKDKELRSKIDLIDEFISTTMVDCNVDTEEKLEQFMNQKRENAIKELVTTENLKEELIREILKEYEFSGKIKEKNVDETFNKKLKLKERIKKRDLLVQKIKDLIELFTW; encoded by the coding sequence GTGAATACAAAAGAAGTATTAGAATCAGAAGAGAGAATAAATCAGATAGTAGATACTATAATAGAGATTCATGATAGAAAAACATATAACAGGGAATTTACATCTATTCTTGCTGTAAGTTCAATACCTGTACTTAATACATACTATGATTTATTTAAGAAAAAGAATCATGACTTGAAAATAGCAACAATATATTCCTTTGAAGCAAATCCTGACTTAACAGAAGATGAAATTCATCCAAGAACACTACTTGATAATCAAATAAATGATTATAATGAAATGTTTGGTACAAGTTATTCAACAGATACATTTCAAGGCTATTATCAGGATATTTCTAAAAAATCAAAGGATAAGAAAATAGACATACTATTAGTTGTAAACATGTTTTTAACTGGATTTGATAACAAGTACTTAAATACTTTATATGTTGATAAAAATCTTGAATATCATGGACTTCTACAAGCATATTCAAGAACAAATAGATTATGTAATGATAAAAAAGCACATGGAAATATAGTTGTATTTAGAAATTTAAAAGAAAAAACTGATGAAGCAATAAAAATATTTTCCAATGAAAATGCTCTTGAAACTGTTATAATGAAACCATACAAGGAATATGTTAAAATATTCAATAGTGAAGTAGAAAAACTAAATAAAATAGTTCCAACAATTGAAAAACTAGATGATTCAAAAGATGTTGAAACAGAGAAAGAATTTATAGAAGTTTTTAGAAACATACTACGAACATTAAATAAATTAACACCATTTGATGAATTTAAATTTAAAGATCTTAATATTTCACAACAGAGTTTTGAAGATTATAGAAGTAAATACTTAGACATATATGAAAGAGTAGAAAATCCACTGACAAAAGAATCTATACTAAATGATATAGACTTTGAAATGGATCTTCTAAGAAGGGATGATATAAATGTATCATACATATTAGAACTTCTAAAAGGTCTAGATCCAACAAAACCAACCTTTACAAAAGATAAAGATTTCATAACTCAAACAATGAACAAAGACAAAGAACTAAGAAGTAAAATAGATTTAATTGATGAATTCATTTCCACAACTATGGTGGATTGTAATGTAGATACTGAAGAAAAATTAGAACAATTCATGAATCAAAAACGTGAAAATGCAATAAAAGAATTAGTAACTACTGAAAACTTGAAAGAAGAACTTATTAGAGAGATATTAAAAGAATATGAATTTTCTGGAAAAATAAAAGAAAAGAATGTAGATGAAACCTTTAATAAAAAACTAAAATTAAAAGAAAGAATAAAAAAGAGAGATTTACTAGTTCAGAAAATTAAAGATTTAATAGAATTATTCACTTGGTAA
- a CDS encoding restriction endonuclease subunit S translates to MQCNKNIPELRFPEFEEEWEEKKLSQINKITMGQSPSSKYYTKNQNDTILVQGNQDIANNYVIPRIYTSKITKIAKKGEILLTVRAPVGDIVITQYDVCIGRGVCSIKPSISTGFMFFYLAKLNSKNQWNKYIQGSTFESINSKDIKSMKIKIPKSSKEQEKIANFLTCIDQKIELMEKK, encoded by the coding sequence TTGCAATGTAATAAAAACATACCAGAACTACGATTTCCAGAGTTTGAAGAGGAATGGGAGGAAAAAAAATTAAGCCAAATAAATAAAATAACTATGGGTCAATCACCTTCATCAAAATATTATACTAAAAATCAAAATGATACTATTTTAGTACAAGGGAATCAAGATATTGCAAATAACTATGTTATACCAAGAATATATACTTCAAAAATTACTAAAATAGCTAAAAAAGGAGAAATACTTTTAACTGTACGAGCACCTGTTGGTGATATAGTCATAACACAATATGATGTGTGTATTGGAAGAGGGGTCTGTTCTATTAAACCAAGTATATCTACTGGATTCATGTTTTTCTATTTGGCTAAATTAAATAGTAAAAATCAATGGAATAAATACATTCAAGGAAGTACTTTTGAATCTATAAATAGTAAGGATATTAAATCTATGAAAATAAAAATTCCTAAATCATCTAAAGAACAAGAGAAAATAGCTAACTTCTTAACTTGTATAGATCAAAAAATTGAGTTAATGGAAAAGAAATAA
- a CDS encoding Ig-like domain repeat protein, whose protein sequence is MSASNTLGYIGKTVTLNGTVMDSTTRAKATTNGEVTITIDGKAVTTVKTSKGVFRYTFNNTLTEGKHNLTYTYKGDTVYANSTRTLNLTSNKNTLRISAPTINASIGDTIKITATVTNTSGATVKDNLKANILLNGKTIATNIDVTYGKLTYNYTIPTGTSYSNKITVIIQETDTYKTRNASTTLTVKKAYQYVNVVTSTITTTSGSKIYITGNITDKNKNLIAGTKLNIKIGGVDIANITSTNGKFNYEYTVTQTKGTYNILLTALASDSYYNNSKYMSLKVTT, encoded by the coding sequence ATATCAGCAAGCAACACTCTTGGATACATTGGAAAAACCGTAACATTAAATGGAACAGTAATGGACTCAACCACAAGAGCAAAAGCAACAACCAATGGAGAAGTAACAATTACAATAGATGGTAAAGCAGTAACAACAGTAAAGACCAGTAAAGGAGTCTTCAGATATACATTTAACAACACTCTTACAGAAGGAAAACATAACCTCACATATACCTATAAAGGCGACACAGTATACGCTAACAGTACCAGGACACTAAACCTTACATCCAACAAGAACACTCTTAGAATATCAGCACCAACAATAAATGCAAGCATAGGAGACACAATAAAAATAACAGCCACAGTAACAAACACCAGTGGAGCAACAGTAAAAGACAACCTCAAAGCAAATATACTGCTAAACGGTAAAACAATAGCCACGAATATAGATGTAACCTATGGAAAACTAACATACAACTACACTATACCAACAGGAACAAGCTACAGCAACAAAATAACAGTAATAATACAGGAAACAGACACTTACAAAACAAGAAACGCGAGTACAACACTGACAGTTAAGAAAGCATACCAGTATGTTAATGTAGTAACAAGCACTATAACAACTACCAGTGGATCCAAGATATACATCACAGGTAACATAACAGACAAAAACAAGAACCTGATAGCAGGAACAAAACTAAACATAAAAATAGGTGGAGTAGATATAGCTAACATCACTAGTACCAATGGTAAATTCAACTATGAATACACAGTAACACAGACAAAAGGAACATATAATATACTGTTAACTGCCTTGGCTAGTGATAGTTACTATAATAATTCTAAATATATGAGTTTGAAAGTAACAACATAA
- a CDS encoding AsnC family protein, whose amino-acid sequence MNNNETTINELDNTDQEIIKQLNQDGRKSFRQIAKELNRFLESLTKEENIQKTYTQLILNTINN is encoded by the coding sequence ATGAACAACAACGAAACAACAATAAATGAACTAGACAACACAGACCAAGAAATAATAAAACAACTAAACCAAGACGGAAGAAAATCCTTCAGACAAATAGCAAAAGAACTAAACAGATTCCTAGAATCACTAACAAAAGAAGAAAACATCCAAAAAACATACACACAACTAATTCTGAATACAATTAACAACTAA